From one Mycobacterium colombiense CECT 3035 genomic stretch:
- the kasA gene encoding 3-oxoacyl-ACP synthase KasA, which produces MSKPSTANGGYPNVVVTAVAATTSIAPDIESTWKGLLAGESGIHVLEDEFVTKWDLPVKIGGHLKEPIDEHMSRLDMRRMSYVQRLAKVLSTQLWETAGSPEVDPDRFSVVVGTGLGGAERIVETYDLMNEGGPRKVSPLAVQMIMPNGAAAVVGLQLGARAGVITPVSACSSGSEAIAHAWRQIVMGDADFAVCGGVEGPIEALPIAAFSMMRAMSTRNDEPERASRPFDKDRDGFVFGEAGAMMIIETEEHAKARGAKPLARLMGAGITSDAFHMVAPAADGVRAGRAMTRSLELAGLSPKDVDHVNAHGTATPIGDTAEANAIRVAGCQEAAVYAPKSALGHSIGAVGALESVLTVLSLRDGVIPPTLNYETPDPEIDLDVVASEPRYGDFRYAINNSFGFGGHNVALAFGRY; this is translated from the coding sequence GTGAGCAAGCCTTCCACTGCTAATGGCGGTTACCCCAACGTTGTGGTAACCGCTGTCGCGGCGACGACATCGATCGCGCCGGACATCGAGAGCACGTGGAAGGGTTTGTTGGCCGGCGAAAGCGGCATCCACGTCCTCGAAGACGAGTTCGTCACCAAGTGGGATCTGCCCGTCAAGATCGGCGGTCACCTCAAAGAGCCCATCGACGAACACATGAGCAGGCTGGACATGCGGCGCATGTCGTATGTCCAGCGGCTGGCCAAGGTGCTGAGCACCCAGCTGTGGGAGACCGCCGGTAGTCCCGAGGTCGACCCCGACCGGTTCTCGGTCGTGGTCGGCACCGGGCTCGGCGGCGCCGAGCGGATCGTTGAGACCTACGACCTGATGAACGAGGGCGGCCCCCGCAAGGTGTCGCCGCTCGCCGTTCAGATGATCATGCCCAACGGCGCCGCGGCGGTGGTGGGCCTGCAGCTCGGTGCCCGGGCCGGGGTCATCACCCCGGTGTCTGCCTGCTCGTCGGGTTCGGAGGCGATCGCCCACGCGTGGCGTCAGATCGTCATGGGTGACGCGGACTTCGCCGTTTGCGGTGGGGTCGAGGGTCCCATCGAAGCGCTGCCCATCGCGGCGTTCTCGATGATGCGGGCCATGTCGACGCGCAACGATGAGCCTGAGCGCGCATCGCGGCCGTTCGACAAGGACCGCGACGGCTTCGTGTTCGGTGAAGCCGGGGCGATGATGATCATCGAGACCGAAGAGCACGCCAAGGCTCGTGGCGCCAAGCCACTGGCCCGGTTGATGGGTGCCGGCATCACCTCGGACGCGTTCCACATGGTGGCACCGGCGGCGGACGGCGTGCGCGCCGGCCGCGCCATGACCCGATCGCTGGAGCTGGCGGGGTTGTCCCCCAAGGACGTCGACCACGTCAACGCCCACGGGACGGCGACGCCGATCGGTGACACGGCCGAGGCCAACGCCATTCGCGTCGCGGGTTGCCAGGAGGCGGCCGTGTACGCACCGAAGTCGGCCCTGGGGCACTCCATCGGTGCCGTCGGGGCGCTGGAATCTGTTCTCACGGTATTGAGCCTTCGGGACGGCGTGATACCGCCAACACTCAACTACGAAACCCCCGACCCCGAGATCGATCTGGACGTTGTCGCGAGCGAACCCCGCTACGGCGACTTCCGTTATGCGATCAACAACTCGTTCGGGTTCGGTGGCCACAACGTGGCACTCGCCTTCGGGCGTTACTGA
- the kasB gene encoding 3-oxoacyl-ACP synthase KasB, with translation MTELVTGKTLPNVVVTGVAMTTALATDADTTWKLLLDSQSGIRKLEDPFVEEFDLPVRIGGHLLEEFDSQLTRVELRRTGYLQRMSTVLGRRVWENAGSPEVDSDRLMVSIGTGLGSSEEMVFSYDDMRARGMKAVSPLGVQKYMPNGASAAVGLERQAKAGVITPVSACASGSEGVAQAWRNIVFGEADIAICGGVETRIEAVPIAAFAQMRIVMSTKNDDPAGACRPFDRDRTGFVFGEAGALMVIETEEHAKARGANILARIMGASITSDGYHMVAPDPNGLRAGHAMSRAIQLAGLSPSDIHHVNAHATGTSVGDVAEAKAINNALGPHGGNAAVYAPKAALGHSVGAVGAVESILTVLALRDQVIPPTLNLENLDPDIDLDVVAGKPRPGNYEYAINNSFGFGGHNVAIAFGRY, from the coding sequence ATGACAGAGCTGGTTACCGGGAAAACGCTCCCGAACGTGGTCGTCACTGGCGTCGCCATGACGACCGCGCTGGCAACTGATGCCGACACCACCTGGAAGCTGTTGTTGGACAGCCAAAGTGGTATCCGCAAACTCGAGGATCCGTTCGTCGAGGAGTTTGACCTGCCGGTGCGCATCGGCGGGCATCTGTTGGAAGAGTTCGACAGTCAGTTGACCCGCGTGGAGCTGCGTCGCACGGGCTACCTGCAGCGGATGTCGACCGTGTTGGGCCGGCGGGTCTGGGAGAACGCCGGCTCCCCCGAGGTCGACAGCGACCGCCTGATGGTGTCCATCGGCACCGGTTTGGGTTCGTCGGAAGAGATGGTCTTCAGCTACGACGACATGCGCGCTCGTGGCATGAAGGCCGTCTCCCCCCTCGGCGTGCAGAAGTACATGCCCAACGGCGCCTCGGCGGCCGTGGGACTGGAGCGCCAGGCCAAGGCCGGGGTCATCACCCCGGTGTCGGCGTGCGCGTCGGGTTCCGAGGGGGTGGCCCAGGCCTGGCGCAACATCGTCTTCGGCGAGGCCGACATCGCCATCTGCGGTGGCGTGGAAACGCGTATCGAGGCCGTGCCGATCGCGGCGTTCGCCCAGATGCGCATCGTGATGTCGACCAAGAACGACGACCCGGCCGGCGCCTGCCGCCCGTTCGACCGCGACCGCACCGGCTTCGTGTTCGGCGAGGCCGGCGCCCTCATGGTCATCGAAACCGAGGAACACGCCAAAGCCCGCGGCGCCAACATCCTGGCCCGCATCATGGGCGCCAGCATCACCTCCGACGGCTACCACATGGTCGCCCCCGACCCCAACGGCCTACGCGCCGGACACGCCATGAGCCGGGCCATCCAGCTCGCCGGACTCAGCCCATCCGACATCCACCACGTCAACGCCCACGCCACCGGCACCTCGGTCGGCGACGTCGCCGAGGCCAAGGCCATCAACAACGCCCTGGGCCCGCACGGCGGAAACGCCGCCGTCTACGCCCCCAAAGCCGCACTCGGCCACTCCGTGGGCGCCGTGGGCGCCGTGGAATCCATCCTGACCGTGCTCGCCCTGCGCGACCAGGTCATACCGCCCACCCTCAACCTGGAAAACCTCGACCCCGACATCGACCTCGACGTGGTGGCCGGCAAGCCACGCCCGGGCAACTACGAATACGCCATCAACAACTCATTCGGCTTCGGCGGACACAACGTGGCCATCGCCTTCGGGCGCTACTGA
- a CDS encoding acyl-CoA carboxylase subunit beta has translation MTITAPETVGESLDPRDPLLRLSTFFDDDTVELLHERDRSGVLAAAGTVNGVRTIAFCTDGTVMGGAMGIEGCTHIVNAYDTAIEEQSPIVGIWHSGGARLAEGVKALHAVGLVFEAMIRASGYIPQISVVVGFAAGGAAYGPALTDVIVMAPDSRVFVTGPDVVRSVTGEDVDMCSLGGPETHHKKSGVCHIVADDELDAYERGRRLVGLFCQQGHFDRNKAEAGDTDIHALLPESARRAYDVRPIVTAILDDETPFDEFQANWAPSMVIGLGRLSGRTVGVLANNPLRLGGCLNSESAEKAARFVRLCDAFGIPLVVIVDVPGYLPGVDQEWGGVVRRGAKLLHAFGECTVPRVTLVTRKTYGGAYIAMNSRSLNATKVYAWPDAEVAVMGAKAAVGILHKKKLAAAADHEREALHDQLAAEHEKIAGGVDSAIEIGVVDEKIDPSHTRSKLTEALAQAPTRRGRHKNIPL, from the coding sequence ATGACTATCACGGCCCCCGAAACGGTTGGCGAGTCGCTCGACCCTCGCGACCCGCTGTTGCGCTTGAGCACCTTCTTCGACGATGACACCGTCGAGCTGCTGCACGAGCGCGATCGTTCCGGCGTCCTTGCCGCCGCGGGGACCGTGAACGGCGTGCGCACCATTGCGTTCTGCACCGACGGCACCGTCATGGGCGGCGCGATGGGCATCGAGGGCTGCACGCACATCGTCAACGCCTACGACACCGCCATCGAGGAGCAGAGCCCGATCGTGGGTATCTGGCACTCCGGCGGTGCCCGGCTGGCCGAGGGCGTGAAGGCGCTCCACGCGGTGGGCCTGGTCTTCGAGGCGATGATCCGGGCGTCCGGCTACATCCCGCAGATCTCGGTGGTCGTCGGCTTCGCGGCCGGCGGCGCCGCCTATGGGCCGGCCCTGACCGACGTGATCGTGATGGCGCCGGACAGCCGCGTGTTCGTCACCGGGCCCGACGTGGTCCGCAGCGTCACCGGCGAGGACGTGGACATGTGCTCGCTCGGCGGCCCGGAGACGCACCACAAGAAGTCCGGGGTGTGCCACATCGTCGCCGACGACGAGCTCGACGCCTACGAGCGGGGTCGCCGGTTGGTCGGGTTGTTCTGCCAGCAGGGGCATTTCGACCGCAACAAGGCCGAGGCCGGTGACACCGACATCCACGCGCTGCTGCCCGAGTCGGCGCGACGGGCCTACGACGTGCGCCCGATCGTGACCGCGATCCTCGACGACGAGACGCCCTTCGACGAGTTCCAGGCCAACTGGGCGCCGTCGATGGTGATCGGTCTGGGCCGGCTGTCCGGCCGCACGGTGGGCGTGCTCGCCAACAACCCGCTGCGCCTGGGCGGCTGCCTGAACTCCGAAAGCGCCGAGAAGGCAGCACGTTTCGTGCGGCTGTGCGACGCCTTCGGCATCCCGCTGGTGGTGATCGTCGACGTGCCCGGCTACCTGCCCGGTGTCGACCAGGAGTGGGGCGGCGTGGTGCGCCGCGGCGCCAAGCTGCTGCACGCGTTCGGCGAGTGCACCGTTCCGCGCGTCACGCTGGTCACCCGAAAGACGTACGGCGGGGCCTACATTGCGATGAACTCGCGGTCGCTGAACGCCACCAAGGTGTACGCCTGGCCGGACGCCGAGGTTGCGGTGATGGGCGCCAAGGCGGCCGTCGGCATTCTGCACAAGAAGAAGCTGGCCGCCGCGGCGGATCACGAGCGCGAAGCGCTGCACGACCAGCTGGCCGCCGAGCACGAGAAGATCGCGGGCGGTGTGGACAGCGCCATCGAGATCGGCGTGGTCGACGAGAAGATCGACCCGTCGCACACCCGCAGCAAGCTCACCGAGGCGCTGGCCCAGGCGCCCACGCGCCGCGGCCGCCACAAGAACATCCCGCTGTAA
- a CDS encoding FAD-dependent monooxygenase: MAATHVPVLIVGAGVGGLATSALLAQHGVRSLLVEKRREFFLYPKARNLSFRSSEVLRGLGLRDEVRAVAEHVSAMVVRPTLNSVEEEPALDVEAIFAGLDELSPEPAAQYCPQSRLEPILRDAARRGGGEVRYGTELSSMELDETGVTAVLRDVESGESQTVRADYLVAADGVHSPIRNRLGVTTSGYGALPIYVVFVYFRAPWRRFIPKLRDGDGVQVKNDDVDGIFLVAQGDLGMFITTYFPGAGESAEQFTPQRCREMLTTAIGEPIDIDVIEVAAWQPYERVADQFECGRAFLVGDSAHTMPPFKAGGANTAIQSAHNLAWKLAAVLHGTAAPELLATYHAERHPVGRFAARQSLTGPSVALLRAGGDMPQLPPDEECPMFNLLIGYRYRSAAVVTGDADGDGLVDELRAQPGTRVPHVWVREGLSTLDLLGPRFTVLSGDERWCAAAASASLAAHRFYSDEWAAITGLPSEGALLIRPDDFVGWRADEFPADPEGALRQALSAILGR; the protein is encoded by the coding sequence ATGGCTGCCACCCACGTACCGGTACTCATAGTCGGAGCCGGCGTCGGCGGGCTGGCCACGTCGGCGCTGCTGGCCCAGCACGGGGTCCGCTCGCTGCTGGTCGAGAAGCGACGGGAATTCTTTCTCTATCCGAAGGCCCGCAACCTGAGCTTCCGCAGCTCGGAGGTGCTGCGTGGCCTGGGGCTTCGCGACGAGGTGCGCGCGGTCGCCGAACACGTCTCGGCGATGGTGGTCAGGCCGACGCTGAACAGCGTCGAGGAAGAACCGGCGCTTGACGTCGAAGCGATCTTCGCCGGCCTGGACGAGCTGAGCCCCGAGCCGGCGGCACAGTATTGCCCGCAGAGCCGGCTCGAGCCGATCCTGCGCGATGCCGCCCGGCGAGGGGGCGGCGAGGTGCGTTACGGCACGGAGCTGTCCTCGATGGAGCTGGACGAAACCGGTGTCACCGCGGTGCTGCGCGACGTGGAGTCGGGGGAGTCGCAGACCGTCCGCGCCGACTATCTCGTCGCCGCCGACGGCGTGCACAGCCCGATCCGTAACCGGCTGGGCGTCACCACTTCCGGGTACGGCGCGCTGCCGATCTACGTCGTCTTCGTCTACTTCCGGGCGCCGTGGCGGCGGTTCATCCCGAAGCTGCGCGACGGCGATGGCGTGCAGGTGAAGAACGACGACGTGGACGGCATCTTCCTGGTCGCCCAGGGCGATCTCGGCATGTTCATCACCACCTACTTTCCCGGCGCGGGCGAGTCAGCCGAGCAGTTCACCCCGCAGCGCTGCCGCGAAATGCTCACCACGGCGATCGGCGAACCGATCGACATCGACGTCATCGAAGTCGCGGCGTGGCAGCCCTATGAGCGGGTGGCCGACCAATTCGAGTGCGGGCGCGCATTTCTCGTCGGCGATTCGGCGCACACCATGCCACCGTTCAAGGCCGGGGGAGCCAACACCGCCATTCAAAGCGCGCACAACCTGGCGTGGAAACTCGCCGCCGTCCTGCACGGCACGGCCGCGCCCGAGCTACTGGCGACCTATCACGCCGAGCGCCACCCGGTGGGCCGGTTCGCCGCGCGCCAGTCCCTCACCGGGCCGTCGGTGGCGCTGCTGCGCGCCGGTGGCGACATGCCGCAGCTGCCGCCCGACGAGGAGTGTCCGATGTTCAACCTGCTCATCGGGTACCGATACCGCTCGGCCGCGGTCGTGACAGGCGATGCGGACGGCGACGGCCTGGTGGACGAGCTACGCGCCCAACCGGGCACCCGGGTGCCGCACGTCTGGGTGCGCGAGGGCCTCTCGACACTTGACCTGCTGGGGCCCCGATTCACCGTGCTGTCCGGGGACGAGCGATGGTGTGCGGCAGCGGCTTCGGCGTCGCTGGCGGCTCATCGCTTCTACAGTGACGAGTGGGCGGCGATCACCGGACTGCCGTCCGAGGGGGCGCTGCTGATCCGCCCGGACGATTTCGTCGGATGGCGCGCCGACGAGTTTCCCGCCGACCCCGAAGGGGCCCTGCGACAAGCGCTTTCGGCGATCCTGGGCCGCTGA
- a CDS encoding TetR/AcrR family transcriptional regulator, whose amino-acid sequence MAERSSLDRRRRADRILDSARDLLLRWGYRRVTIDEVAARAGVGKGTIYLHWRSREDIFHAVSAREAAAMTQAIVDAVRQDPAEVALHRYLRRLFVEAMERPVLRALYTRDADTLDKFLAAVDHQRLEEAKLGVNRDYLGVLAAEGLLRSGLRPDDLDYTLPTIVFGFFAAEPFLPAAIELSLQQKADQLADTVRRAFELPTAPAKDALKRAAAKAIPILGRLADDFLAATYGGDHHE is encoded by the coding sequence ATGGCGGAACGGTCGAGTCTGGATCGGCGACGGCGGGCCGATCGGATTCTTGACAGCGCCCGTGACCTGCTGCTGCGCTGGGGTTACCGGCGCGTGACGATCGACGAAGTGGCCGCTCGCGCCGGGGTGGGCAAGGGCACCATCTACCTGCACTGGCGCTCCCGGGAGGACATCTTCCACGCCGTCAGCGCCCGCGAGGCTGCGGCGATGACACAGGCGATCGTCGACGCGGTCCGACAAGATCCCGCCGAGGTCGCGCTGCACCGTTATCTGCGGCGGCTTTTCGTGGAGGCGATGGAGCGACCGGTGCTGCGTGCGCTCTACACTCGGGACGCCGACACGCTCGACAAGTTCCTCGCGGCCGTTGATCACCAGCGGTTGGAAGAAGCCAAGCTGGGCGTCAATCGGGACTACTTGGGTGTGCTGGCCGCCGAGGGATTGCTGCGGTCAGGCCTACGCCCAGACGACCTGGACTACACCCTCCCGACGATCGTGTTCGGTTTCTTTGCGGCGGAACCCTTCCTGCCCGCGGCGATCGAGTTGAGCCTGCAGCAGAAGGCGGACCAGCTTGCCGACACGGTACGGCGCGCGTTCGAGCTGCCAACTGCGCCCGCTAAGGACGCCCTGAAACGCGCTGCGGCGAAAGCTATCCCGATCCTGGGGCGCCTCGCCGATGACTTCCTGGCCGCGACATATGGAGGTGATCACCATGAGTGA
- a CDS encoding class I SAM-dependent methyltransferase, whose protein sequence is MEVITMSELVSDLARPRGRYGVDGDYRLIPAPALFAGYLLLCLAEAALAATWLAAGRTLAGAAVAVVAVAMVAVGVSILRFSRRGKFEVWARLLTGIGLRGDEHVLDLGCGRGAVLLAAAKLVPRGKAVGVDIWRPDQTGNSMRATLANADAEGVSDRVELHTRDMTDLQFPDASFDLVVSNLAIHNLPGNPARLAAIDEAVRVLRPGGRLVIADLGFTKLYARRLGQLGMANIGRKDLGWRAWWGLPFIRTHAVTATKPEPA, encoded by the coding sequence ATGGAGGTGATCACCATGAGTGAACTGGTTTCTGACCTTGCCCGCCCACGCGGGCGCTACGGCGTCGACGGCGACTACCGACTGATTCCTGCACCGGCCCTCTTCGCCGGCTACCTGCTGCTGTGCCTTGCCGAAGCCGCATTGGCCGCCACCTGGCTGGCGGCGGGACGAACTCTGGCCGGCGCGGCGGTGGCCGTGGTCGCGGTCGCAATGGTCGCCGTCGGCGTCAGCATCCTGCGGTTCAGCCGGCGAGGAAAATTCGAGGTCTGGGCCCGCCTGCTGACCGGCATCGGCCTGCGCGGCGATGAGCACGTGCTCGACCTCGGCTGCGGGCGCGGCGCGGTGCTGCTGGCGGCTGCAAAGCTGGTGCCGCGCGGAAAGGCTGTGGGCGTGGACATCTGGCGCCCCGACCAGACCGGCAACTCCATGCGGGCGACGCTGGCGAACGCCGACGCCGAAGGGGTCTCGGACAGGGTCGAGCTGCACACCCGGGACATGACCGACCTACAGTTTCCCGACGCGTCGTTCGACCTCGTGGTGAGCAACCTCGCGATCCACAACCTGCCGGGCAACCCGGCGCGGCTGGCCGCCATCGACGAAGCCGTGCGCGTCCTGCGGCCCGGCGGTCGCCTCGTGATCGCCGACCTCGGCTTCACCAAGCTATACGCCCGACGGCTCGGGCAACTTGGCATGGCGAACATCGGGCGCAAGGACCTTGGCTGGCGTGCGTGGTGGGGACTGCCGTTCATCCGCACCCACGCCGTCACCGCGACCAAGCCCGAACCAGCGTGA
- a CDS encoding amidohydrolase family protein gives MIALEEAFLHPRVWDLFPASLRQKYQPVRARLSDVGAERIRQMDAAGIDVQVLSHVQPGIQIVPDARADSAIAVSVEVNDWLAEAIAHHPTRFAGFAMLPTQSPSGAADELERTVGDLGFVGALINGHTNGRYLDDPSFDVLLDRAESLGVPIYIHPTDPPQPVADTSYAPFESALVPTWGWPVETGTHVLRLICAGVFDRHPDLKVIVGHMGELLPYCFSRLNVGLTMAGWLLAPEPDNRVMRRNVGYYLRKNVFITSSGVFDTPVFDCARAMLGLDNLMFSVDYPFQDNFAAMEFLHRCDLSPDDRERFAHRTAETLLGIGSRPRSPRPAANLGDAWHRLRSRAQSKLGRTLISALVK, from the coding sequence GTGATAGCCCTGGAGGAGGCCTTTCTGCACCCACGCGTCTGGGATTTGTTCCCCGCGTCGTTGCGCCAGAAGTATCAGCCCGTCCGAGCCCGGCTCAGCGACGTCGGGGCCGAGCGAATCCGCCAAATGGACGCGGCCGGAATCGACGTGCAGGTGCTCTCCCACGTCCAGCCCGGAATCCAGATCGTCCCGGACGCACGGGCGGACTCGGCGATCGCGGTCAGCGTAGAAGTCAACGACTGGCTCGCCGAGGCCATAGCCCACCACCCGACGCGATTCGCGGGCTTCGCGATGCTGCCCACCCAGTCCCCGTCCGGAGCCGCCGACGAATTAGAGCGCACCGTAGGGGATCTCGGCTTCGTCGGCGCGTTGATCAATGGGCACACCAACGGCCGCTATCTCGATGACCCGTCGTTCGACGTGCTGCTCGACAGGGCCGAATCCCTGGGCGTCCCGATCTACATCCATCCCACCGACCCACCCCAACCGGTAGCGGACACGTCCTACGCGCCCTTCGAATCGGCCCTCGTACCGACCTGGGGCTGGCCGGTGGAAACCGGGACCCACGTGCTGCGGCTGATCTGCGCGGGGGTGTTCGACCGGCACCCGGATCTGAAGGTCATCGTCGGGCACATGGGAGAGCTGCTGCCCTACTGCTTCAGCCGCCTCAACGTGGGACTGACGATGGCCGGCTGGCTGCTCGCCCCGGAGCCGGACAACAGGGTGATGCGCAGGAACGTGGGCTACTACCTGCGGAAAAACGTCTTCATCACCAGCAGCGGCGTATTCGACACGCCCGTATTTGACTGTGCCCGAGCCATGTTGGGCCTCGACAACCTGATGTTCTCTGTCGACTACCCGTTCCAGGACAACTTCGCCGCAATGGAGTTTCTCCACCGATGCGACCTCTCCCCCGACGACAGGGAGCGGTTCGCCCACCGCACCGCGGAAACGCTGCTGGGAATCGGTAGTCGGCCGCGCTCCCCCCGCCCAGCGGCCAACCTGGGTGACGCCTGGCACAGACTGCGATCTCGCGCCCAATCGAAGCTTGGCCGCACGTTGATCTCGGCTCTGGTGAAGTAG
- a CDS encoding glycerol-3-phosphate dehydrogenase/oxidase, with protein MIPDPTALNAARRAADLTALADGQALDVVVIGGGITGAGIALDAAARGLRVALVEKHDLAFGTSRWSSKLVHGGLRYLATGNVGIARRSAIERGILMTRNAPHLVHAMPQLVPLLPSMTPGKRALVRGGFLAGDALRFLAGTPASTLPRSRRVSAQRVVQMAPTVRRDGLDGGFLAYDGQLIDDARLVTAVARTAAQHGARILTRVSASRATGTSVRLTDRCGGQAFDVSAGAVINAAGVWAGEIDGALRLRPSRGTHLVFDAQAFGNPTAALTIPIPGELNRFVFAMPEQLGRVYLGLTDEAAPGPIPDVPEPSVDEITFLLNTVNTALGTGLTATDVIGAYAGLRPLIDTGEGRTADVSREHAVVESASGVISVIGGKLTEYRYMAQDVLDRAIRVRRLRAGKCRTRNLPLIGAPANPGVIAASDTELPSSLLQRYGAEAPKVVAVAACDRPTEPVADGIDVSRAEFAYAVTHEGALDASDILDRRTRIGLVARDRERAVAVAEEFVARFG; from the coding sequence GTGATACCCGATCCCACCGCCCTGAACGCCGCCCGCCGCGCCGCCGACCTGACCGCGCTCGCCGACGGTCAGGCGCTGGACGTCGTCGTGATCGGCGGCGGCATCACCGGCGCCGGCATCGCGCTGGATGCCGCCGCCCGCGGCCTGCGGGTGGCGCTGGTGGAGAAACACGATCTGGCGTTCGGCACCAGCCGCTGGAGTTCCAAGCTCGTGCACGGCGGGCTGCGCTACCTCGCGACCGGCAACGTGGGCATCGCCCGGCGCAGCGCCATCGAGCGCGGAATCCTGATGACGCGCAACGCCCCTCACCTGGTTCACGCGATGCCCCAGCTGGTACCGCTGCTGCCGTCGATGACCCCGGGCAAGCGGGCCCTGGTGCGCGGCGGGTTCCTGGCCGGCGACGCCCTGCGATTCCTCGCCGGCACCCCGGCCTCGACCCTGCCCCGCTCGCGCCGGGTATCGGCCCAGCGCGTCGTGCAGATGGCACCGACCGTGCGACGCGACGGCCTGGACGGCGGCTTCCTGGCCTACGACGGTCAATTGATCGACGACGCCCGGCTGGTCACCGCGGTCGCGCGCACCGCGGCGCAGCACGGCGCGCGGATCCTGACCCGGGTATCGGCCTCGCGGGCCACCGGCACCTCGGTGCGGCTGACCGACAGGTGCGGCGGGCAGGCGTTCGACGTCTCGGCGGGCGCGGTCATCAACGCCGCCGGGGTCTGGGCGGGCGAGATCGACGGCGCACTGCGGTTACGGCCCAGCAGGGGCACGCATCTGGTCTTCGATGCCCAGGCCTTCGGTAATCCGACTGCGGCGCTGACCATTCCGATACCCGGCGAGCTCAACCGCTTCGTGTTCGCCATGCCCGAACAGCTGGGCCGGGTCTATCTGGGGCTGACCGACGAAGCGGCCCCCGGTCCCATCCCGGATGTGCCCGAGCCGTCGGTCGACGAGATCACCTTCCTGCTGAACACGGTGAACACCGCACTGGGCACCGGGCTCACCGCCACCGACGTGATCGGCGCCTACGCGGGACTGCGGCCGCTGATCGATACCGGCGAAGGCCGCACCGCCGACGTGTCCCGGGAGCATGCCGTCGTGGAATCGGCGTCCGGGGTGATCAGCGTGATCGGCGGCAAGCTGACCGAATACCGCTACATGGCACAGGATGTGCTGGATCGCGCGATCCGGGTGCGGCGCCTGCGCGCCGGCAAATGCCGGACCCGCAACCTGCCGCTGATCGGGGCGCCGGCCAATCCCGGGGTGATCGCGGCGAGCGACACCGAACTGCCTTCGTCGCTGCTGCAACGGTACGGCGCCGAGGCGCCCAAGGTCGTCGCCGTCGCGGCCTGCGACCGGCCGACCGAGCCGGTCGCCGACGGAATCGACGTCAGCAGAGCGGAATTCGCGTACGCGGTAACACACGAGGGCGCGCTGGACGCCTCCGACATCCTGGACCGGCGGACCCGCATCGGGCTGGTGGCGCGCGATCGGGAACGCGCCGTGGCCGTCGCGGAGGAGTTCGTGGCGCGCTTCGGCTAG
- a CDS encoding TetR/AcrR family transcriptional regulator, translating into MLSIRNEKLDTGERILAAAASCVVDFGVERVTLAEIARRAGVSRPTVYRRWPDTPSIVAALLTQHITEVMQDAPLLGNDRESLVRQIVTVTDLLRADRLVTSVLHSDLASTYITERLGTSQRMLIDALAARLRAAQRHGSVRLGDPVQMATMVLLIAQSTIQSARIVEPMLDADALATELAYSLNGYLS; encoded by the coding sequence ATGCTGTCAATCCGTAACGAAAAGTTGGACACCGGCGAGCGCATCCTCGCGGCGGCCGCCAGCTGCGTGGTGGATTTCGGCGTGGAACGGGTGACCCTCGCCGAGATCGCCCGGCGCGCGGGCGTCAGCAGGCCGACGGTGTACCGGCGGTGGCCGGACACGCCGTCGATCGTGGCGGCGCTGCTGACCCAGCACATCACCGAGGTGATGCAAGACGCCCCGCTGCTCGGCAACGATCGCGAATCGCTTGTGCGACAGATCGTTACGGTGACCGATCTGTTGCGGGCGGACCGATTGGTGACATCGGTGCTGCACTCGGATCTCGCGTCGACGTACATCACCGAACGCCTGGGGACCAGCCAGCGCATGCTGATCGATGCGCTGGCCGCCCGGCTGCGGGCGGCTCAGCGACACGGCAGCGTCCGGCTCGGCGACCCCGTCCAGATGGCGACGATGGTGCTGCTGATCGCCCAGTCGACCATTCAATCGGCGCGGATCGTCGAACCGATGCTCGACGCCGACGCGCTGGCCACCGAGCTGGCCTACTCGCTGAACGGATACCTGTCGTGA